From Acipenser ruthenus chromosome 23, fAciRut3.2 maternal haplotype, whole genome shotgun sequence, the proteins below share one genomic window:
- the LOC131699748 gene encoding syndecan-3-like produces the protein MKLPCWIAVGSIVLALSDVASAYRWRRGSEESTPEDQESSGGDDFFDDEDRFSGSGSGYPEPDVEVRSEVLFRTEEPVLVSTTQALSPAPSAPPAALPVQPTPEETSTIPMATTTSVTTTVRQAPPTTSSGPPKSTTQEQEVVLGPIGGEEEEEEEEEEEEEEEEESTTVALTTEPITEPTTEPSTTTTTTTTRAPRRRTPAPTTTSPATLRPRAPATPPPSPSPQPDSSSETPSSPALRPAVETENWGGVLDTTVSNDVGGAGPSGDFEIREEEELNNNKVMRAVTKPTVKKAEPDLLGNTIDTGSSAAQLPQRNILERKEVLIAVIVGGVVGALFAAFLVMLLIYRMKKKDEGSYTLEEPKQATVSYQKPDTQEEFYA, from the exons gcgTACCGCTGGAGGCGAGGGTCGGAGGAGAGCACCCCAGAGGACCAGGAGAGCTCCGGGGGCGATGACTTCTTCGACGATGAGGATCGCTTCTCAGGCTCCGGCTCCGGCT ACCCCGAGCCGGATGTGGAGGTGAGGAGCGAGGTGCTGTTCAGGACGGAGGAGCCGGTGCTCGTCTCCACCACCCAGGCCCTGTCCCCAGCCCCCTCCGCTCCCCCAGCAGCCCTGCCAGTGCAGCCCACACCGGAGGAGACCAGTACCATCCCCATGGCAACCACCACCTCCGTGACAACCACAGTGAGGCAAGCCCCGCCCACCACGAGCTCCGGCCCACCCAAAAGCACCACGCAGGAGCAGGAGGTGGTGCTGGGGCCAAtcggaggagaggaggaggaggaagaggaagaagaagaagaggaggaggaggaggaggaaagcaCAACAGTGGCTCTCACCACAGAGCCCATTACAGAACCTACCACAGaaccctccaccaccaccaccaccaccaccactagaGCCCCCCGCAGGCGCACCCCTGCCCCCACAACCACATCCCCTGCCACGCTGCGGCCCCGGGCCCCTGCCACACCTCCTCCCTCCCCGTCTCCGCAGCCTGACTCCTCCTCTGAGACCCCCAGCAGCCCAGCTCTCCGCCCCGCAGTGGAG ACAGAGAACTGGGGCGGGGTGTTGGACACGACGGTCAGTAACGATGTGGGCGGGGCCGGGCCCAGCGGAGACTTCGAGATCCGGGAGGAGGAGGAGCTTAACAACAACAAGGTCATGAGGGCCGTCACCAAGCCGACGGTCAAGAAGGCGGAGCCTGACCTGCTCGGCAACACCATCGACACAGGCAGCTCCGCCGCTCAGCTTCCCCAGAGGAACATCCTGGAGAGGAAGGAGGTGTTGATAG cGGTGATCGTGGGTGGAGTGGTGGGCGCTCTCTTCGCTGCCTTCCTGGTCATGCTGCTCATCTACCGGATGAAGAAGAAGGACGAGGGCAGCTACACGCTGGAAGAGCCCAAGCAGGCCACCGTCAGCTACCAGAAACCAGACACACAGGAGGAGTTCTACGCATAG